The Pedobacter roseus genome contains a region encoding:
- a CDS encoding RagB/SusD family nutrient uptake outer membrane protein has translation MLTNKAWGIYNGWGYYLPTKELYDSYETGDQRREATILKPGDKFMFFGAERSFTKDAGATSNYQFKKYMEPFSYANPIPTHVNPNGDNGTTDLNVPLMRYAEVLLIKAEAAINLSGAGAGDTELNKIRVRAALGTKTGMTIDDLKRERRNELAGEWADRHRDLVRWGDAQATYAKPLHDFDGSVIWPARTFNPQVHDVWAVPQREIDNSAGVIKQNPGW, from the coding sequence ATGTTAACCAACAAAGCCTGGGGTATTTATAACGGGTGGGGTTATTACCTGCCAACCAAAGAACTTTACGATTCTTATGAAACGGGCGATCAACGCAGGGAAGCTACCATTTTAAAACCTGGCGATAAATTTATGTTCTTTGGTGCCGAGCGTAGCTTTACCAAAGATGCCGGGGCAACTTCAAACTACCAGTTTAAAAAATACATGGAGCCTTTTTCTTACGCTAACCCAATTCCAACGCATGTTAACCCTAACGGTGATAACGGAACAACTGATTTAAATGTGCCATTAATGCGTTATGCAGAAGTATTGCTGATTAAAGCAGAAGCAGCCATTAATTTAAGTGGTGCAGGTGCCGGCGATACCGAACTGAATAAAATCAGGGTACGCGCAGCCTTGGGTACGAAAACAGGAATGACCATCGACGACCTTAAGCGCGAACGCCGCAATGAACTGGCAGGCGAATGGGCCGACCGTCACCGCGATCTGGTAAGATGGGGCGATGCGCAGGCTACTTATGCAAAACCGTTACACGATTTTGATGGAAGTGTAATCTGGCCGGCAAGAACTTTCAATCCGCAGGTACACGATGTTTGGGCAGTGCCACAAAGAGAAATTGATAACAGTGCGGGTGTAATTAAACAAAATCCAGGATGGTAA
- a CDS encoding alkaline phosphatase, with amino-acid sequence MVKKLRINFAVLAFVLGLQSASAQVKLNANRGHSHNDYKQEIPLLTAYYAEMGSIEADVFLKDGELYVAHEASEIRPGFTLKKIYLDPLARFFKAKGNHPYTNAALKLQLVVDVKEDYKHVLPVLLKELEAYSEVFDAKKNANAIKVVVSGDMPVPADFKNYDEQLSFDGRPTTIYSDAQLTRVAMISDDLKNHTVWNGKGNPTKTDEVKMRAAINNAHQKGKPFRFWATQDSPNTWIVLERLGVDWINTDKPTKLKDFYLHQDKLSYTNPTPYTPYTPTYKTDGQNKAPKNVILLIGDGMGLAAIHAGLIANHGDLNMAKFRNVGFSETAAADAGNTDSAAGGSAMAMGYKTNNRYIGMGPDDQNKTNLVDTLAAFGVKSGIISSGDLTDATPAVFYAHQLDRSYNGAIANDLLSSKAEVLVGSNRKAFEQNKNNNLLSELKAKGFQVTNSLADFEKQNAGKQLVLLDDSATRPAIKGRGDMLKKSLLHTIQVLSKNKPGFFIMTEGAQIDYGGHANDLPYLVTELHDFDRTIAEALRFADQDGETLVIVTADHETGGLTLLDGAAEKGMVRGEFSTNDHTGIMVPVFAYGPGSQNFRGVYPNNQIFHKIIKAYRSVKAQ; translated from the coding sequence ATGGTAAAAAAATTAAGGATAAACTTTGCAGTGCTGGCCTTTGTGCTGGGGCTGCAAAGTGCATCTGCCCAGGTAAAACTGAATGCAAACCGTGGGCACAGTCATAACGATTATAAGCAGGAAATCCCCCTTTTAACTGCTTATTATGCAGAAATGGGATCCATTGAAGCTGATGTTTTTTTAAAAGACGGAGAACTATATGTAGCACATGAGGCTTCAGAAATCAGGCCGGGTTTTACACTTAAAAAAATATACCTCGATCCGCTTGCCCGGTTTTTTAAAGCAAAAGGAAACCATCCTTACACCAATGCGGCTTTAAAACTGCAATTGGTGGTTGATGTAAAGGAAGATTACAAACATGTACTTCCGGTATTGCTGAAAGAACTCGAGGCTTATTCCGAGGTTTTCGATGCAAAAAAGAATGCCAATGCCATAAAAGTAGTGGTTAGTGGCGATATGCCTGTTCCTGCAGATTTTAAAAATTATGATGAGCAATTATCATTTGATGGCAGGCCGACAACCATTTATAGCGATGCGCAATTAACCAGGGTGGCGATGATCAGTGATGATTTGAAAAACCATACCGTATGGAATGGAAAGGGAAACCCGACCAAAACCGACGAGGTAAAAATGAGGGCTGCGATTAACAATGCGCACCAAAAAGGAAAACCTTTCAGGTTTTGGGCCACACAGGATAGTCCGAACACCTGGATTGTACTCGAAAGGCTTGGTGTTGACTGGATTAATACTGATAAACCGACCAAACTGAAGGATTTTTATCTTCATCAGGATAAACTCAGTTATACCAATCCAACACCTTACACGCCTTATACTCCAACATATAAAACCGACGGACAAAATAAAGCGCCTAAAAACGTTATTTTGTTAATCGGTGATGGAATGGGACTGGCTGCGATCCACGCCGGACTGATTGCCAACCATGGCGACCTCAATATGGCGAAGTTCCGCAACGTTGGTTTTTCAGAAACAGCTGCGGCTGATGCCGGAAATACCGATTCGGCTGCGGGCGGTAGTGCCATGGCAATGGGTTATAAAACCAATAACCGTTATATTGGTATGGGACCTGATGACCAGAACAAAACCAATCTGGTTGATACTTTGGCCGCTTTCGGCGTAAAAAGTGGCATCATCAGTTCAGGCGATTTAACCGATGCAACACCGGCAGTATTCTATGCCCATCAGCTCGACCGCTCTTACAACGGAGCAATTGCGAATGATCTGTTAAGCAGCAAAGCCGAAGTTTTAGTCGGTTCTAACCGTAAAGCTTTCGAGCAGAATAAGAACAACAACCTTTTGTCAGAACTTAAAGCCAAAGGCTTTCAGGTAACAAACAGTTTAGCTGATTTTGAAAAGCAAAATGCAGGCAAGCAACTGGTATTACTGGATGATTCGGCTACCCGACCTGCAATAAAGGGCCGTGGCGATATGCTGAAAAAATCGTTATTGCATACCATTCAGGTCTTATCTAAAAATAAACCTGGTTTCTTTATCATGACTGAAGGTGCACAGATTGATTACGGTGGCCATGCCAACGATTTGCCTTATCTCGTTACCGAATTACACGATTTCGACCGCACCATTGCTGAAGCGCTGCGTTTTGCCGATCAGGATGGCGAAACACTGGTGATCGTAACTGCCGATCATGAAACAGGTGGATTAACCCTTTTAGATGGTGCCGCCGAAAAAGGCATGGTAAGGGGCGAATTTAGCACCAACGATCATACGGGCATTATGGTTCCGGTTTTTGCTTATGGCCCTGGTTCTCAAAATTTCCGTGGGGTTTATCCTAATAACCAGATTTTTCACAAAATCATCAAAGCTTATCGCTCTGTAAAAGCTCAATAA
- a CDS encoding metallophosphoesterase family protein, with translation MERRSALKNIGGLFLLPTLSKVSLTEEKKPVLRVAHITDVHLKNQFNAPARFVRCLHHLQAQSPKVDLILNGGDIVFDMNKENIDTINGQWKLVQETMKNECSIPVRYCLGNHDIWWNEASKGDVYYGKKYAMDKLQLVKPYYSLVQNGWKIIVLDSTHLDIDNTWYIGKLGDEQLNWLKIELEGTSKTMPIMVMSHIPILTALLMIEDDIVNKWTMLGGDMHTDTAKIINLFYQHPNVKLCLSGHLHMRDKVVYNGVTYLCNGAVSGAWWEGNRRETAPGYGIIDLYEDGSFEEKYVNY, from the coding sequence ATGGAAAGAAGATCTGCACTTAAAAATATCGGTGGCCTGTTTTTGCTGCCAACCTTATCAAAAGTTTCGTTAACGGAGGAGAAAAAGCCTGTTTTAAGGGTGGCGCACATTACTGATGTTCACCTGAAGAACCAATTTAATGCTCCGGCCAGATTTGTCAGGTGTTTGCATCACTTACAGGCACAATCGCCAAAAGTAGACCTGATTTTAAACGGTGGAGACATCGTTTTCGATATGAACAAAGAGAATATTGATACCATTAACGGTCAATGGAAACTGGTGCAGGAAACCATGAAAAACGAATGTAGTATCCCGGTGCGTTATTGTTTGGGTAACCACGATATCTGGTGGAACGAAGCTAGCAAAGGCGATGTTTATTATGGTAAAAAATATGCCATGGATAAATTGCAACTGGTTAAACCTTATTACAGCTTGGTACAAAACGGCTGGAAAATTATTGTATTGGATAGTACCCACCTTGATATCGATAATACCTGGTACATCGGTAAATTGGGCGATGAACAGTTAAATTGGCTAAAAATCGAATTGGAAGGCACCAGTAAAACAATGCCAATCATGGTAATGTCGCACATTCCAATTCTTACCGCCCTGTTAATGATAGAAGATGATATTGTAAACAAATGGACCATGCTGGGTGGCGACATGCATACCGATACAGCAAAGATCATCAACCTTTTTTACCAGCACCCCAATGTTAAATTGTGCTTAAGCGGCCATTTGCACATGCGCGATAAAGTGGTGTACAACGGCGTTACTTACCTCTGTAATGGTGCTGTATCAGGCGCCTGGTGGGAGGGGAACAGAAGAGAAACCGCACCAGGGTATGGTATTATCGATTTGTATGAGGATGGGAGTTTTGAAGAAAAATATGTGAATTATTAA
- a CDS encoding esterase-like activity of phytase family protein, with protein sequence MKRDLLTLIAAASIGMVSCKKNHDETPAEFTYPAMAEVSDPSVLFTTTAGVKVYNGGFGSAVAADPNSPDVFYMMTDRGSNVAGQLANSIIIGKPDFDPQIGKFRLKDGKLVLEQTIELKNASGGKLNGLPNPAGMGASGEIAYDLNGQVITPSADGIDSEGLVRAADGSFWISDEYGPHIVHVDATGKTIERINPFGTGTGGRKIPAVFANRRANRGMEGLAITPDGKTLVGMMQSPMYNPSKSAVTNSVVLRILTFDIATGATKQYAYLMDNVSLTGVSDIVAVNSTTFLTIERDGLYGGAASNPATFKKVFKIDISGATDISDSNNGTTGKLYGGKTVEELNNAAGLSGAGITPVSKTVVLDLLKDLPSVYPHDKAEGLALLPGNILVISNDDDFGVVDNGASGFAQKILPLTNSVDRNRLYFVKIKL encoded by the coding sequence ATGAAAAGAGATCTACTCACCCTGATAGCCGCCGCATCTATCGGTATGGTATCGTGCAAAAAGAACCACGACGAAACACCAGCAGAATTTACTTATCCGGCCATGGCCGAAGTTTCTGACCCTTCGGTACTTTTTACCACAACTGCAGGCGTAAAAGTATATAACGGTGGTTTCGGTTCGGCTGTAGCTGCTGATCCCAATTCGCCGGATGTTTTTTACATGATGACGGATAGGGGATCGAATGTTGCCGGGCAGCTGGCCAATTCCATCATCATCGGAAAGCCTGATTTTGATCCGCAGATCGGAAAATTCAGATTAAAAGATGGTAAATTAGTGCTTGAGCAAACCATCGAACTAAAAAATGCCTCAGGTGGTAAATTAAACGGATTACCTAATCCTGCGGGAATGGGCGCTTCTGGAGAAATTGCTTACGACTTAAACGGACAGGTAATTACGCCAAGCGCTGATGGCATCGACTCAGAAGGTTTGGTTAGGGCTGCCGACGGATCGTTCTGGATCAGCGATGAATACGGACCGCACATTGTACACGTTGATGCAACAGGAAAAACCATCGAACGCATTAACCCATTTGGAACAGGAACCGGCGGACGCAAAATTCCGGCTGTATTTGCCAATAGAAGAGCAAACCGCGGTATGGAAGGCCTGGCCATTACTCCTGACGGAAAAACTTTGGTGGGTATGATGCAATCGCCAATGTACAATCCTTCAAAAAGTGCAGTAACCAATTCGGTTGTATTAAGAATCCTCACTTTTGATATTGCTACAGGTGCAACCAAACAATATGCTTATTTAATGGATAATGTAAGCCTTACAGGTGTGAGTGATATTGTTGCCGTAAATAGTACTACTTTTTTAACCATCGAGCGCGATGGTTTGTATGGAGGTGCAGCAAGCAACCCGGCCACATTTAAAAAAGTTTTCAAAATCGACATCAGCGGCGCTACCGATATTTCTGATTCGAACAACGGCACAACGGGTAAACTTTATGGTGGTAAAACGGTCGAAGAATTGAACAACGCAGCAGGCTTAAGCGGAGCAGGCATTACACCGGTAAGCAAAACGGTTGTTTTAGACCTTTTAAAAGATCTTCCATCTGTTTACCCACACGATAAAGCAGAAGGTTTAGCCTTGTTGCCAGGTAATATTCTGGTGATTTCTAACGATGATGATTTTGGTGTGGTAGATAACGGTGCAAGTGGTTTTGCCCAGAAAATTTTGCCTTTAACCAATTCGGTTGATAGAAACCGATTGTATTTTGTGAAAATTAAGCTTTAG
- a CDS encoding outer membrane beta-barrel family protein, whose protein sequence is MNRLIKPAIFFFFFLGMKTVFAQNTKISGTVTDKSNKALDYASVALIHLPDSASVALQATNQQGLYEFSQVKPGRYIIKALMMGYDKNQSAIFEVKDAAVKIAAIVLTDRSQNLKEVNITSKMPVIDQKADRVVVNVEQMNTAGDNALEVISRSPGVKLDKDDNIVLKGKKGINVMIDGKLSYMTGMELTTYLKSLPGSVLSKIELISNPPSSFDAAGTAGIINIKLKRNKMQGFNGNMNLGGGYGRYEKAFGGTNLNYNIGKVSTYLRLNAGHYNSYNRLTLNRTIGDEQYNQLNFWHPVTNSLNYSTGADYFINDKNTLGVMVKGYTAPEETKVNSNSVNYNAAGAKMGGTSMYNPQSNTEKNHALNLNYRLKTDTLGGELGIDADYVRYDNSRNETFTNNYLDANDQLIGNPIDLRNNGMGKVSIYSIKADYTLNFNKTLKMETGWKSSWVKSQSDVRFDSLKTAGWINDPRRTNEFLYNENINAGYVSLDQSFKNLQIKAGLRAEQTLGDGSSSGTNTLIERKYWKLFPTLFVSYKIDSNNLVTGAYRKSINRPSYSSLNPFTFYTDPYTALQGNPLLQPSYANSFEFNYSLKNFRVLTLSYSVGNESISEVIYQNNTTKESISRPENLNRTVSFYAATGSPFDVTKWWNNNTEVSAAYNRTTSPVQGAGYNASSWSWSFSTDNTITLPKNYSLSLYGYYESPSVSGLFHALESYQINIGAKKTFWKKNATLAFKVNDVFNTNKFRANLAYNNINTFWQNEWESRRVNLSFNYKFGNMKIKTARSRRTGTSEEENRVGKN, encoded by the coding sequence ATGAACCGCTTAATAAAACCTGCCATTTTTTTCTTTTTCTTTTTGGGTATGAAAACCGTTTTTGCTCAAAACACCAAAATATCCGGAACGGTTACCGATAAAAGCAATAAAGCACTTGATTATGCTTCTGTAGCGCTGATCCACCTGCCCGATTCTGCTTCGGTTGCCCTACAGGCTACTAACCAACAGGGGTTGTATGAATTTAGCCAGGTTAAACCGGGTCGATATATAATTAAAGCGCTGATGATGGGCTATGATAAAAACCAATCGGCCATATTTGAAGTGAAAGATGCTGCTGTTAAAATCGCGGCAATTGTATTAACTGATCGTTCACAAAACCTTAAGGAGGTGAATATTACCTCTAAAATGCCGGTTATTGATCAAAAAGCCGACCGGGTAGTGGTCAATGTAGAGCAAATGAATACGGCAGGCGATAATGCACTGGAAGTGATCAGCAGGTCGCCGGGTGTAAAACTGGACAAAGACGACAACATTGTGCTTAAAGGTAAAAAAGGCATTAATGTAATGATTGATGGTAAATTGAGTTACATGACGGGTATGGAATTAACCACTTACTTAAAATCGTTACCAGGATCGGTATTAAGCAAAATAGAACTGATTTCTAACCCACCTTCCTCTTTTGATGCAGCTGGAACGGCCGGGATCATCAATATTAAACTGAAAAGAAACAAAATGCAGGGCTTTAATGGCAACATGAACCTTGGCGGAGGCTATGGCCGTTATGAGAAAGCTTTTGGCGGCACTAACCTTAATTACAATATCGGTAAAGTGAGTACTTATCTGCGCTTAAATGCAGGTCACTATAACTCCTACAACAGGTTAACCCTGAACAGAACTATTGGCGATGAGCAATATAATCAGCTCAACTTCTGGCACCCGGTTACCAACAGCTTAAATTACTCTACAGGTGCAGATTATTTTATCAATGATAAAAACACCTTAGGCGTTATGGTGAAAGGTTATACTGCTCCTGAAGAAACCAAGGTAAACAGCAACTCGGTAAATTATAATGCTGCCGGGGCAAAAATGGGCGGAACGAGCATGTACAATCCGCAGAGCAATACGGAGAAAAACCATGCTTTAAACCTTAACTACCGGTTAAAAACAGATACTTTGGGTGGAGAACTGGGAATTGATGCGGATTATGTGCGTTACGACAATAGCAGAAACGAAACTTTTACCAACAATTACCTGGATGCAAACGATCAGCTGATCGGCAATCCGATCGATCTGCGTAATAATGGCATGGGCAAGGTATCGATCTATTCGATCAAGGCCGATTATACCCTGAACTTTAATAAAACACTAAAAATGGAAACCGGCTGGAAAAGCAGCTGGGTAAAATCGCAGAGCGATGTGCGTTTCGATTCGCTGAAAACCGCTGGCTGGATTAACGATCCACGGAGAACCAACGAATTTTTGTATAACGAAAACATTAACGCAGGTTACGTCTCATTAGATCAGAGTTTCAAAAATTTACAGATCAAAGCAGGTTTACGTGCCGAACAGACTTTAGGCGACGGTAGCTCATCGGGCACCAATACGTTGATTGAAAGAAAATACTGGAAGCTTTTCCCAACACTTTTTGTTTCTTATAAAATCGATTCGAACAATTTAGTTACGGGAGCTTACCGCAAAAGCATAAATCGTCCATCGTACAGCAGTTTAAATCCATTTACCTTTTATACCGATCCATACACTGCCTTACAGGGGAATCCACTTTTACAACCTTCGTATGCCAATAGTTTTGAATTTAATTATTCGTTAAAAAACTTTAGGGTACTTACGTTGAGCTACTCTGTAGGAAACGAATCGATATCTGAAGTGATTTACCAGAACAATACCACTAAAGAAAGTATCTCGAGACCTGAAAACCTAAACCGCACAGTGAGTTTTTATGCGGCAACAGGAAGCCCCTTTGATGTAACTAAATGGTGGAATAACAATACCGAAGTTTCTGCAGCTTATAACCGCACTACATCGCCGGTACAGGGCGCAGGTTATAATGCTTCTTCATGGAGCTGGTCTTTCAGTACCGATAATACCATTACTTTACCCAAAAACTACAGCCTTTCTTTATATGGGTATTACGAATCGCCTTCTGTTTCGGGTTTATTCCATGCCCTGGAAAGTTACCAGATTAACATAGGCGCTAAAAAAACATTCTGGAAAAAGAATGCCACACTGGCTTTTAAGGTAAACGATGTTTTTAATACCAATAAATTCAGGGCAAACCTGGCTTACAACAACATTAACACCTTTTGGCAAAACGAATGGGAAAGCCGCAGGGTAAACCTAAGTTTCAATTATAAATTCGGGAACATGAAAATCAAAACTGCCCGCAGCAGAAGAACAGGAACAAGTGAAGAAGAGAACAGGGTTGGGAAGAATTAG
- a CDS encoding sensor histidine kinase, whose translation MKTIKTISIHILCWLLVLGYFYGGALISGTTFTKVAFNVSMNFIQLVEFYICYLWVYPQFLQKNKIPQLIGGILFTMAVFTALRYLIEEVLYLKWFGFHNYGDGVTAWGYISDNIYWSIAFIVVPAAVYGIEQSFKSEQVNRKLKEEVVKAELSFLKSQINPHFLYNTLNYVYSLAIPVSDKLANAVLRLSDLMRYTLNDSPDGKVSLDKEVEYLESYVALFKMRFEPKFYVDFVTEGISDQKIASLILIPFVENAFKHGVVNDEAQPVRIKLKVQNKRLSFEVSNKISHAQKDHSSGIGMINIHRRLDLIYPDRHELLISNNGNTYKSTLILNL comes from the coding sequence ATGAAAACAATAAAAACCATTTCCATCCATATTCTTTGCTGGCTGCTTGTGTTAGGTTATTTCTATGGAGGTGCCTTAATTTCGGGAACCACATTTACCAAGGTTGCTTTTAATGTCTCTATGAATTTTATACAATTGGTAGAGTTTTATATCTGCTACTTGTGGGTTTACCCGCAGTTTTTGCAAAAGAATAAAATACCGCAGTTAATAGGGGGCATTTTGTTTACCATGGCGGTATTTACCGCTCTCAGGTATTTAATAGAAGAAGTACTTTATTTAAAATGGTTTGGTTTTCATAACTATGGTGATGGGGTTACCGCCTGGGGCTATATATCTGATAACATCTATTGGAGTATTGCTTTTATTGTGGTGCCAGCTGCAGTTTATGGTATCGAGCAGAGTTTTAAATCCGAGCAGGTTAACCGCAAACTCAAAGAAGAAGTGGTAAAGGCCGAACTTTCATTCCTTAAATCGCAGATAAACCCGCACTTTTTATACAACACCTTAAACTATGTGTACTCACTGGCTATTCCGGTTTCTGATAAACTAGCCAATGCCGTTTTACGTCTCTCCGACCTGATGCGTTATACTTTGAACGATAGTCCGGATGGAAAGGTGAGTTTAGATAAAGAAGTAGAGTACCTTGAAAGTTATGTAGCGCTTTTTAAAATGCGTTTCGAGCCAAAATTTTATGTCGATTTTGTAACCGAAGGCATCAGTGATCAAAAAATAGCGTCACTTATATTGATTCCATTTGTCGAAAATGCTTTTAAACATGGCGTGGTGAATGATGAAGCGCAACCCGTTCGCATTAAACTGAAAGTGCAGAACAAACGTTTAAGTTTTGAGGTGAGTAATAAAATTAGTCATGCACAAAAAGACCATTCGAGCGGTATTGGGATGATAAATATTCACCGTAGGTTAGATCTCATTTATCCTGACAGGCATGAGCTGTTGATATCGAACAATGGCAATACCTATAAAAGCACTTTGATTTTAAATCTGTAA
- a CDS encoding LytR/AlgR family response regulator transcription factor, with protein MIRCLAVDDESYASDIIAAFINKTPFLELVGTTTNAFEALNLVQEGKVDLVFLDIQMPELTGIQFLKICGGKCKVILTTAYPEYALEGFDLDVVDYLLKPISYERFYKAATKARQILAPVAPVQQGVIVQKPAQGNDFIFIKGDTKNKFIKVNYEQILYVEGLKNYVSVYTATQRIITYQSLRELETELPQPPFYRIHKSYIISLEKIKMIDGNTVFINDQAIPIGETYKEEFFKVVREGKKNG; from the coding sequence ATGATCCGTTGCCTTGCTGTTGATGATGAATCTTACGCCTCAGATATTATTGCTGCCTTTATTAATAAAACCCCATTTTTAGAATTAGTTGGCACTACAACCAATGCCTTTGAGGCACTTAACCTGGTGCAGGAAGGTAAGGTAGACCTGGTGTTTTTGGATATTCAGATGCCTGAACTGACCGGAATTCAGTTTTTGAAAATCTGTGGAGGTAAATGTAAAGTGATTCTTACCACAGCCTATCCCGAATATGCTTTAGAAGGTTTTGATCTCGATGTGGTCGATTATCTCCTTAAACCAATTTCTTACGAACGTTTTTACAAAGCAGCTACCAAGGCCCGGCAGATTTTAGCGCCTGTGGCGCCAGTTCAACAGGGAGTAATTGTGCAAAAGCCTGCCCAGGGGAATGATTTTATTTTCATTAAAGGCGATACCAAGAATAAATTTATCAAGGTTAATTATGAACAGATCCTTTATGTTGAAGGACTGAAAAACTACGTTTCGGTGTATACGGCTACACAGCGGATCATTACCTATCAATCGTTACGTGAGCTGGAAACAGAACTGCCACAACCGCCCTTTTACCGCATCCATAAATCATATATCATCTCACTCGAAAAAATTAAAATGATCGATGGAAATACCGTTTTTATCAATGATCAGGCTATTCCAATCGGTGAAACGTATAAAGAAGAGTTTTTCAAAGTGGTGAGGGAAGGGAAGAAGAATGGTTAA
- a CDS encoding pyrophosphohydrolase domain-containing protein — MAVQETNSLNQVAEFHTTFKHPILENPVIPSKQRANLRISLLAEELKELQEAVENDDLVEVADALCDLQYVLAGAIHEFGLGGKFKTLFDEVHRSNMSKACKTVEEAEQTIQFYLDKDQTESYYKEIDGLFLVFRKSDDKTLKSINYSPADLKSHLV; from the coding sequence ATGGCCGTACAAGAAACCAATTCACTAAATCAGGTTGCAGAATTTCACACTACCTTTAAACATCCTATTCTCGAAAATCCGGTTATTCCTTCAAAACAAAGGGCTAATCTGCGCATCTCGCTTTTGGCTGAAGAATTAAAAGAATTACAGGAAGCAGTAGAAAATGATGACCTGGTAGAAGTGGCCGATGCGCTTTGCGATCTGCAGTATGTTTTAGCCGGAGCCATCCATGAGTTTGGCTTAGGTGGAAAATTTAAGACCTTATTTGATGAAGTTCACCGCTCTAATATGAGCAAAGCCTGTAAAACGGTAGAAGAAGCTGAACAAACGATCCAGTTTTATTTAGATAAAGACCAGACCGAATCTTATTACAAGGAAATCGACGGACTGTTTTTGGTGTTCAGAAAATCTGACGACAAAACGTTAAAATCGATCAATTATTCTCCTGCAGATCTAAAGTCACATTTGGTTTAA
- a CDS encoding alpha/beta fold hydrolase, translating into MKRLKQIANELKLTQAAPDAALMREFIFYSPKMPLRLHHEQLIAASKQFSLPVFDTYFTNAEVAINCFSWGNGKKKVLLTHGWASKALDFYELIVELRKIEDLEIIAFDAPGNGSSISEFSNLMLYADSVKAIALNYAQPDALIGHSLGGMANVIAIQELGITPGLLISIAPLIRLKENFEQSLDSVSIGAKHQDIFFENFAKEFPVSASHFNLTELYQLNPGIDHFLAFDPADHISPYPFLKEFLDKYPAINAKAYEEVGHYKILKSADVIGDIIENVQALS; encoded by the coding sequence TTGAAAAGATTAAAACAGATTGCAAACGAGCTGAAATTAACACAGGCGGCTCCTGATGCAGCTTTAATGCGTGAGTTTATTTTTTACTCACCCAAAATGCCTTTGCGCCTGCACCATGAACAGCTTATTGCCGCTTCAAAACAATTTAGCTTGCCTGTTTTTGATACCTATTTTACCAATGCAGAGGTCGCTATCAATTGTTTCAGTTGGGGTAATGGAAAGAAGAAAGTGCTGCTTACGCATGGATGGGCTTCAAAAGCTTTAGACTTTTACGAACTGATTGTTGAACTCCGGAAAATAGAAGATCTGGAGATCATTGCTTTTGATGCACCTGGTAATGGAAGTTCGATCTCTGAGTTTTCGAACCTGATGTTGTATGCCGATTCGGTAAAAGCTATTGCTTTAAATTACGCACAGCCAGATGCATTAATCGGACATTCGCTGGGCGGCATGGCCAATGTAATTGCGATACAGGAATTAGGAATCACTCCCGGTCTGCTGATCAGCATTGCCCCTTTGATCCGTTTGAAAGAGAATTTTGAGCAGAGTTTGGATTCGGTAAGTATTGGAGCAAAACACCAGGATATTTTCTTTGAAAATTTTGCAAAAGAGTTCCCCGTTTCAGCAAGTCATTTTAACCTAACTGAACTATATCAGCTAAATCCTGGCATTGATCATTTCCTGGCTTTCGATCCCGCAGATCACATTTCTCCATATCCGTTTCTAAAAGAATTTTTAGATAAATACCCTGCAATAAACGCAAAAGCATACGAAGAGGTAGGGCATTATAAAATCCTCAAATCTGCTGATGTAATAGGCGATATCATAGAAAACGTACAAGCCTTAAGCTAA